The DNA window GCCGCCTCCATCATGTCGGCGAGCGTACGGAGCATGCCGGCGGCATCGCGCACCTTCTTCTCCTGCCCGAATAGCTCGCGGTTCTGGTGGAAGGCCTTTGTGACCCGAAATTCGGTGCCCAGCACCAGAGGCCCATTAACTCGGCCATCTTCATGCAGGTTGCTCGGAATGGAATAGCCAGAGTTATAGCCGGCCACGTTGGCGATCTCTTCTTGGGTCATCGAGACGAGGTAATTGCCATTTGCAAGTCGTCCATCGATCTTCATTTCTTCTTGCCCTTCTTGCTGGCGCCGAGTGGTCTGCTCGGCCATTTGCTGCTTCGTTCACTTTCTTTGCCCGGCTCTTTGGTGAGCAGCCGGCGGCGAAACTCTTCCTGCCCGGCGGCGAGCCGCTTGGTCTTGGCGATCTCATGGATGTCGGAGCCGTGGCTGGTGGCCTTCGCGCCCGACGTTTTGACGCGATGGCAATCGCGATGCACGGCCCGAAGGTTCTCGATCGTGTCAGCGCCCCCGCGGGCCAAAGCGTGTTCATGGTCGAAGTCGAGACCATCTAGCCCGCCAAGCCGTTCGCCGCAGATCGGGCACATGGCCTGGCGCACGATGATTTTCAGCTTGTCAACGGTGGTGAGGCGGCGGCGCTCGGTCATGGGCGCCTCTCCAGCGCGGCAGCGGTTTCTTCTCGCACTTGCTTGATGTGCGCGGCCGTGATGCCGCCCTGGATGCGGAACCAATCCTCGGAGCCGGGTTTCAGTAGCCCCACTCGTTCCAGTCTGGCGACCATCGGCAGCGGCTCCATGCCAAACATGTCGGCAAGGGTGATCGCCATACGGCGCGTGAACATGCTTGCGCCGGCTTTGACCTGATGGAAGAGTTCGGCAAGGGCCTGATCGTCGGTCATCCTACCTCCTTGTTCCATTCCCGCCGCGCCGGCCGAGAGAGGACTTTGTCCTGAATAAGGTGGATGGCGCTCCGAACTTCGGGAGCATCGTCCGGATGTTCGACAGGCAGCGCGCAAAACGCGTTCCAGAGAGCGATCGTCGCTTTGATCACCGCTTTCTCTTGCTCGGTCATCGGAGCCCTCCTGCCGTCTCGATCGCCGCGCGCTCGCATAGAAAGAAGGCGTTCTCGATCATCCTCTCCACACGCAAAGGATTGTGCTTGCCCTTGCGGTAGGTCCTGCGGAGCCGTGTAAGTCGGTGGCGCATGTGGGAAGGCACAAGGCGCCAGTGGTCGCCACAGACCCAACGCTCGCCGTCCTGGATGGGTTGTTCGCCCTTCCGCTGGCCGCGCGTACGCTTGCAGAAAGGGACGCTGCAATGGATGCGATCGGTCATAGCTCCTTCCGCATCGCTATCCAGCCGAGGACCGTCTCAAGGATCTCCCAGCCGTCGATCGGATCAGGCGCGTAGTGGCCGAGGGTGGCTCCGTGGCGCCGATCGGCATGAGCCGGGATGTACCGCTCGCCGTAGGGGAAGAGGACGCGGACGGTGGCCATCAGCGCTTCCTCCTCTTGGGCCGGTGCGCCTGCCATGGCTCGCGCTTGTGCGTCCAGGGAGTCGCATCCTTGGTGGAGCGGACGTCTTTGAGAGGGCCGACGTATTCCTCCCTGGCTTTGCTGTAGGGCTTCAATTGGCGAGCATCCTCGATCAGCTTGCCAACGCCGAGCGGCGACCGGTGGCCGACGTCAATATCGTAGGAGTCCACCCCGAGAGCCGTAGTGACGCATTGCCTGGCTTCCTCAACAGAGCAACCAAGGACACGAGCCATCTCCGCGGAAAGCCATTCGACGAGCGGGCGGATGTCATAACCAGCATCAATTGTCGCAACGAAAGCGATCTTAAGTTCTGGATCGCCTGCTATTCTCTTTCCCCACGCGACCAGAGATGTTTGATCATCGCCGCCGAGATCAACGCCGCCGTATAGCGGTTGGCCTTCCATGTGGAAGTCACTGATCTCCACCTCCTGGGCTTCATCGCCGATGTAGATTTTGGCTTTGCCGCCAGAGAAATTCTCAGCCATCACTTGCGCTCTCCATCCTCGACGGTGAACGTTGGAGGCTCCATCCGGCGGCCCAGCTTGATTGTGATCTGGTCGATCGAGTTCCAGTCGGGGCCGCGCTCGACGATGTCCTGGATCTCGCCAAGTTCTTCGATGCCGTAGACGGAATTCTTCGGCCCGGCGTCCGTGCGGTAGGCGATGGTGGCTGTCCACCGTTTCAGGGTGAGGATCTCAGCCATTGGCACCTCCAGCCGCAGCTATGGTCTGTCGCGCCATTTCGGTTATTCTGCTGAGATCGCAATCTGCTATCTCTATGTAGACGAGCGCCTCCATGATCTCGGCCAGATAGATCGCATCAACGCGCGGGGTTTCCGACAACCCATTCTCGAGATAATAGGCAAGTTCTTCAGCGCTCCCGTAGGAGGTGAGGCTGCCGGACAGGATGGACCCGCATCCTGCGCAGAACGGCATGGAGTCATGATCGGTGCACCAACCGCCATCTAGGATGTATTCCCGGCGGCGGCGGCGATCGTGGCGCCGCAGGTTCCTGACCTTGTAGTTGCCGCAGTCTGGGCACCAATCGTCACCTTGGTCGCCGTCCGGAGTTGATATCCAATGACAGGGCTTCGTCTCTTGGGCTACTTTGGACAGTTGCCATGCAAGGTCGCGCAGAATCTTGGGCTCACGCATCTGGCACCTCCCCGACTTCGACCATGATGGGCGGGTGCTCGGCGCCGAGGATACGGACATGCACCGGGGCTCCGCCCATGAGGGCAAGGATCTCGGCTGGCGTTGGCAGCCATGCCGTGACCATGCACGGCGTACCGGGACCGTTGACGGTGTCATTGATGGTTTCGTCGCGGACAGGGAGCCCGAGATAGCCCTGCGACTTGCCGAGGACGCGCGTGGCGCCAGAGACGCGGCCAATCTGCATGATCAAGCGCTCCCTTCGGTCTTTACGTGCTTCATCTCGTAGTCGCGGATGAAGCCGGCGAGTTCGCGCTCGATGAGATCGACCTTGCGCAGGTCGGCTTCCGTCGGCTCATCGCCTTCATCGAACACGCACATCAGCGAGGCGAACAGGTGATGGGCGCCGCCGAAGAAAGCCGCCCTCATCTCTTCGAGCCGCTCTGCTGGGGTGTTGAGCGGGATGGCGGCGAGGCGGAGTCCATTCCAGCCGGCTTCAACTAACCGG is part of the Pleomorphomonas sp. PLEO genome and encodes:
- a CDS encoding HNH endonuclease signature motif containing protein — protein: MTERRRLTTVDKLKIIVRQAMCPICGERLGGLDGLDFDHEHALARGGADTIENLRAVHRDCHRVKTSGAKATSHGSDIHEIAKTKRLAAGQEEFRRRLLTKEPGKESERSSKWPSRPLGASKKGKKK